The Streptomyces sp. NBC_01317 genomic interval CAGGGTCAGCGCGGCGATCACCGCGACGAGTGCGGGGACGTACGGGAGGAGGCCTGACGCCGTCGTGAGGAGGATGACTCCTTGGAGCGCCGCGACCGTCTTGCGGGCCGTGCTCGGGGGGAGGGAGCCGTTCAGCCACGGCAGGAAGCGGGCCGCCGCGACGAAGCCGTACCTCATCACACCGATCAGCAGCACCCACGCGCCCAGCGACGTCGCGACGAAGACGCTCAGCACGAGGATGAGGAACGCGTCGACCTCCATGTCGAAACGTGCCCCGAGCTTGGACGCCGTGCCGGTGCGGCGCGCGACCTGGCCGTCGACCGCGTCGAGGATCAGCGCCACCGTGGCGAGCGCGACCAGGGCCGTGAGGGGCGGCGGGCTCTCGTAGGAGTCGGCGACCAGCGCCGCGACTCCGCCGACGAGGGTCGCCCGTGCGAGGGTGACGCGGTTCGCCGGGCCGAAGGGGCGTGACCAGGACCGGCTCAGGGCGCGGGTGAGTACGGCCCAGGTGGCGATGGCGACCGCCGCCCCCGTCAGCCATCCGGCGGGGCCCAGCCCGATCGCCTCGCTGAGCAGCAGCAAAAGGAGCGCCTGCGCGGCGAGTCCGGCGGCCGTCTCGCGCCGTACCAGCTTGGCCTGGTGGGACAGCGACACGTGCGGAGCGTGCGACAGGCGCGACAGACGGGGAGTGCGCGGCGCGGTGGGCGCGTGCACCACGCGCGGGGTACGCGGCGTGCGTGCCGCGCGAGGTATGCCCGGCGCACGACGCGCACGACGCGCACGCGGCGCGCGGGGGGCTCGCGGAGCGTGCGGAGCCCGGGACGTCACGGCCGTACCCGCCGTACCCCCCGCCCCCGCCGTACCCAAGGCCCTCGGTATCCCGAGCGTCCTGGCCGCCTCGGGGAGCCCCACCACCCTGGGCATCCCAGCGGCCCCCGGCAACCCGGCGGCCCTGGCGACCGCACCGGCCCCCGGCAACCCGGCGGCCCCGGCGACTCCGCCGGCCGCCGCGAGCCCCGCGACCCCTGAGGGGTCAGCAATCCCCGGAAGCCCAGGTAGCGCAGACAGACCAGGTAGCGCAGACAGACCGGGCAGACCAGGCGGACCAGCGACCCCAGGGAGCCCAGCGCGCTGGAGCGGTATGTGCGTGTTGTACATGTCCACCGTTCACCCCGGCTGTGTGGCCGACTCGATGCGTGCCGCGTACGGTGATCGCGGCCTCGTAACCAGCACTACGCAAACCGCTCCCCGAGCGTTCAGGTCCAGGAGGACACCACATGGAGCGCGACGCCCGCGCATTCTGGCTCCGCGCCCCCGGACACGGTGAGATCAGGGATGTCGTCCTGCCGGAACCGGGCGACGACGACGTCGTGGTGCGCACGCTCTGCTCCGGCGTGAGCAGGGGTACGGAGTCCACGGTCTTCCGCGGGGGCGTGCCGGAGAGTCAGCACGCCGCGATGCGCGCGCCGTTCCAGGACGGCGACTTCCCGGGACCCGTCAAGTACGGCTACCTCAACGTCGGCCTCGTCGAGGAGGGCCCCGCGCGCCTGGTCGGCCGTACGGTCTTCTGCCTCTACCCGCACCAGACCCGCTACGTCGTCCCGGCGAGCGCGGTCACCCCCGTCCCGGACGACGTCCCCGCCGCGCGGGCGATCCTGGCCGGGACGGTGGAGACCGCGGTGAACGCCGTCTGGGACGCCGCGCCCCTGCTCGGTGACCGGATCGCGGTGGTCGGGGCGGGCATGGTCGGCGCGTCCGTCGCCGCCGTCCTTGCCCGATACCCGGCCGTACGCGTCCAGTTGGTCGACGCCGACCCAAGCCGCGCCGCCGTCGCCCACGCGCTGGGCGTGGACTTCGCGCTCCCCGCGGACGCGCTGGGCGACCGCGACCTGGTCGTCCACGCCAGCGCCACCGAGGCGGGGCTCGCGCGCTCGCTGGAACTCCTCGCTCCGGAGGGCACGGTGCTGGAGCTGAGCTGGTACGGCGACCGGCGGATCAGCGTGCCGCTGGGCGAGGCGTTCCACTCCGGCCGGCTCGTCCTGCGCAGCAGCCAGGTGGGCATGGTCTCGGCGGCCCGGCGCTCGCGGCGGACCTTCGCCGACCGGCTGGGGCTCGCGCTCGACCTGCTCGCCGACCCGGCCTTCGACGCGCTGGTCACCGGCGAATGCGCCTTCGAGGAGCTGCCGCGCGTACTCGCCGGAATCGCCGGGGGCGAGGTGCCAGGACTGTGCCACCGCGTCCTGTACGGTCCCGTGGCGGAGCCCGCCGGGAGCTGAAACGCGTGCGGGTTGAACACGCGGCGGGCGTTCACCGTACTAATCGCCGTACCAGCAGACGAACAGCCCTGGCAGAAACCCTGACAGGAGTACGTAGGACCTGGAGGGTCATCCGTTGTTCAGCGTCACCGTCCGCGAGCACCTCATGATCGCCCACAGCTTCCACGGGGAGGTCTTCGGGCCCGCGCAGCGCCTGCACGGAGCGACGTTCCTCGTGGACGCCACCTTCCGGCGCGCCGAGCTGGACGCGGACAACATCGTCGTGGACATCGGCCTGGCGACCAAGGAACTGGGCGCCGTGGTGGGCGAGTTCACCTACCGGAACCTGGACGACCTGCCCGAGTTCGCCGGCGTCAACACATCGACGGAGTTCCTGGCGAAGGTCATCGCCGACCGCCTCGCCGACCGGGTGCACGCCGGGCTCCTGGGCGAGGGCGCGCGCGGTCTGACGGCCGTCTCCGTCACCCTGCACGAGTCCCACATCGCCTGGGCGAGCTACGAGCGGGCGCTGTGAACCCCGCCGGCGCCACCGTGGCGCCCGCACGCTCCGTGCGGGTGGTGATGCCCGGTGGCGTCGACGATCCGGCGGCGCCGAGCGGCGGGAACCGGTACGACCGCCGGGTGTGCGGCGAACTGCCCCGCGCCGGCTGGCCGGTCCACGAACACGCCGTCCCCGGCACCTGGCCCGACCCGGGCCCCGAGGCACGCGCCGAACTGGCCCGGATCCTGGCGGAGTCGGCGGACGGCAGCGTGGTCCTCCTGGACGGCCTGGTCGCCTGCGCCGCCCCGGACGTCGTCGTCCCGGAGGCCGCCCGCCTGCGCCTGGCGGTGCTGGTGCACCTCCCCCTGGCGGACGAGACGGGCCTCACCCCCGAACGCGCGGCGGAACTGGACGCCGCCGAGCGCCGGACACTGCACGCGGTATCGGCGGTGATCGCGACCAGCACCTGGGCGGCAACCCGCCTGATCACCCACCACGACCTGCCCCCGTCCCGCGTCCACGTGGCCCCACCCGGCGCGGACAGGGCACCACTGTCCCGGGGCTCGGACCGGAGCGGGGCGGCGGGTACGACCCCGACCCCGGGTGCGGCCCCGAACCCGGCACTGGGTACGGACGCCGGTGCGGCCCTGAGTCCGGCCCGAAGGACGGACAGGGGTACGACCCCGGGTACGGGGACGGACCGAGGCACGGACCCGGGCACGGCTCTGGGTGCGGAGGCCGGTGCGGCCGGAGACGCTGCCCCGGACCCGATCTCCGGGCTGGGCACCGACCGGAACAGGGACCCCGGCACGGACGCCAGCACGGTCCCGGGCCCGAACCTCGGCCGGGATACGAACCCCACCACCGACCTGGGCGCGGACGCGGGTACACACCCCGACCT includes:
- a CDS encoding CDP-alcohol phosphatidyltransferase family protein: MSLSHQAKLVRRETAAGLAAQALLLLLLSEAIGLGPAGWLTGAAVAIATWAVLTRALSRSWSRPFGPANRVTLARATLVGGVAALVADSYESPPPLTALVALATVALILDAVDGQVARRTGTASKLGARFDMEVDAFLILVLSVFVATSLGAWVLLIGVMRYGFVAAARFLPWLNGSLPPSTARKTVAALQGVILLTTASGLLPYVPALVAVIAALTLLTWSFTRDIIWLHRTGQGKTPLGTGPAAPPRNA
- a CDS encoding zinc-dependent alcohol dehydrogenase, with the translated sequence MERDARAFWLRAPGHGEIRDVVLPEPGDDDVVVRTLCSGVSRGTESTVFRGGVPESQHAAMRAPFQDGDFPGPVKYGYLNVGLVEEGPARLVGRTVFCLYPHQTRYVVPASAVTPVPDDVPAARAILAGTVETAVNAVWDAAPLLGDRIAVVGAGMVGASVAAVLARYPAVRVQLVDADPSRAAVAHALGVDFALPADALGDRDLVVHASATEAGLARSLELLAPEGTVLELSWYGDRRISVPLGEAFHSGRLVLRSSQVGMVSAARRSRRTFADRLGLALDLLADPAFDALVTGECAFEELPRVLAGIAGGEVPGLCHRVLYGPVAEPAGS
- a CDS encoding 6-pyruvoyl trahydropterin synthase family protein, whose protein sequence is MFSVTVREHLMIAHSFHGEVFGPAQRLHGATFLVDATFRRAELDADNIVVDIGLATKELGAVVGEFTYRNLDDLPEFAGVNTSTEFLAKVIADRLADRVHAGLLGEGARGLTAVSVTLHESHIAWASYERAL